In Amycolatopsis coloradensis, one genomic interval encodes:
- a CDS encoding DUF3052 domain-containing protein has protein sequence MVAAGDADQSSVAERLGIKPDMVVQEIGWDEDVDDDLRAAIEEQIGGDILDEDADEVIDVVLLWWREDDGDLGDTLIEVRTPLNENGVIWVLTPKTGQPGHVEPSEIAEAVPQVGLAQTANISAGPKWAGTRLVSPKSSKTKR, from the coding sequence GTGGTCGCCGCGGGAGACGCTGATCAGAGCAGCGTCGCCGAAAGGCTCGGGATCAAGCCGGACATGGTGGTCCAGGAGATCGGCTGGGACGAGGACGTCGACGACGACCTTCGTGCGGCGATCGAGGAACAGATCGGCGGCGACATCCTCGACGAGGACGCCGACGAGGTCATCGACGTGGTGCTGCTGTGGTGGCGCGAGGACGACGGTGATCTCGGTGACACGCTGATCGAGGTCCGGACTCCCCTGAACGAGAACGGCGTGATCTGGGTGCTGACCCCGAAGACGGGCCAGCCCGGGCATGTCGAGCCGAGTGAGATCGCCGAAGCGGTGCCGCAGGTCGGGCTGGCGCAGACGGCCAACATCAGCGCCGGTCCCAAATGGGCGGGCACGCGGCTGGTTTCGCCGAAGTCGTCCAAGACCAAGCGGTGA
- the aceE gene encoding pyruvate dehydrogenase (acetyl-transferring), homodimeric type, with translation MAPQNDGASGKETPARVRVIRDGLAAHLPDIDPEETAEWLDSFDEALARGGQQRARYLMLRILERARERHVGVPALTSTDYVNTIPTENEPWFPGDEEIERRYRAYIRWNAAIMVHRAQRPGVGVGGHISTYASSAALYEVGFNHFFRGKDHSGGGDQIFIQGHASPGIYARAFLEGRLTENQLDGFRQEFSHAGEGGGLPSYPHPRLMPEFWENPTVSMGLGPMNAIYQARFNRYLRDRGIKDTSDQHVWAFLGDGEMDEPESRGLIHVAAGEGLDNLTFVINCNLQRLDGPVRGNGKIIQELESYFRGAGWNVIKVIWGREWDSLLHADRDGALVNLMNTTPDGDFQTYKANDGAFVREHFFGRDPRTKELVKDLTDADVWNLKRGGHDYRKVYAAYKSSLEHHGQPTVILAHTIKGYGLGPSFEGRNATHQMKKLTLDDLKLFRDAQRIPISDEELERDPKLPPYYHPGKESPEIEYMVGRRKALGGFLPERRPKASKALVLPGDKVYEGIRKGSGKQEVATTMAFVRLVRELAKDSEIGKRIVPIIPDEARTFGLDSMFPTAKIYNPHGQTYTSVDASLMLAYKESEKGVILHEGINEAGSTASFTAVGTSYATHGEPMIPIYIFYSMFGFQRTGDGLYAAADQMARGFVLGATAGRTTLTGEGLQHADGHSLLLAATNPAVVAYDAAWSFEIAHIVRDGLRRMYGETGPDGNGENIFYYMTIYNEPYQQPAEPENLDVDGLLKGLYKYADAPSGEGPEAQILVSGVTMPDALRAQQMLAEEWGVRAAVWSATSWTELRREAVEADHDNLLHPGDSPRVPYITQKLSGANGPVVAVSDWMRAVPDLIRPWVPNDMLTLGTDGFGFSDTRPAARRKFLVDAQSIVVGTLSALAKRGEFDRAKVAEAARKYRLDDVAAAGPQLSDSGSA, from the coding sequence TTGGCCCCGCAGAACGACGGCGCCTCCGGCAAGGAGACCCCGGCACGCGTCCGCGTCATCCGTGACGGATTGGCGGCGCACCTGCCCGACATCGACCCGGAGGAGACCGCCGAATGGCTGGACTCCTTCGACGAGGCGCTGGCCAGGGGTGGTCAGCAGCGCGCCCGGTACCTGATGCTGCGCATCCTCGAGCGGGCCAGGGAACGCCACGTCGGCGTCCCGGCGCTGACGTCGACGGACTACGTCAACACCATCCCCACGGAGAACGAACCCTGGTTCCCCGGTGACGAGGAGATCGAGCGCCGCTACCGCGCGTACATCCGGTGGAACGCCGCGATCATGGTGCACCGCGCGCAGCGTCCCGGCGTCGGCGTCGGCGGGCACATCTCGACCTACGCCTCGTCCGCGGCGCTGTACGAAGTGGGCTTCAACCACTTCTTCCGCGGCAAGGACCACTCGGGCGGCGGCGACCAGATCTTCATCCAGGGGCACGCCTCCCCCGGTATCTACGCCCGCGCGTTCCTCGAGGGCAGGCTGACCGAGAACCAGCTGGACGGCTTCCGCCAGGAGTTCTCGCACGCCGGCGAGGGCGGCGGCCTGCCGTCGTACCCGCACCCGCGGCTGATGCCGGAGTTCTGGGAGAACCCGACCGTATCCATGGGCCTCGGCCCGATGAACGCGATCTACCAGGCGCGGTTCAACCGCTACCTGCGCGATCGCGGCATCAAGGACACCAGCGACCAGCACGTCTGGGCGTTCCTCGGCGACGGCGAGATGGACGAGCCGGAATCGCGCGGCCTCATCCACGTGGCCGCCGGCGAAGGCCTCGACAACCTGACCTTCGTGATCAACTGCAACCTGCAGCGGCTCGACGGTCCGGTGCGCGGCAACGGCAAGATCATCCAGGAGCTGGAGTCGTACTTCCGCGGCGCCGGCTGGAACGTCATCAAGGTCATCTGGGGCCGCGAGTGGGACTCGCTGCTGCACGCGGACCGTGACGGCGCGCTGGTCAACCTGATGAACACCACGCCGGACGGCGACTTCCAGACCTACAAGGCCAACGACGGCGCCTTCGTCCGCGAGCACTTCTTCGGCCGCGATCCGCGGACCAAGGAGCTGGTCAAGGACCTCACCGACGCCGACGTCTGGAACCTCAAGCGCGGCGGGCACGACTACCGCAAGGTCTACGCGGCCTACAAGTCGTCGCTGGAGCACCACGGCCAGCCGACGGTGATCCTGGCCCACACCATCAAGGGTTACGGCCTCGGACCGTCCTTCGAGGGCCGCAACGCCACGCACCAGATGAAGAAGCTCACCCTCGACGACCTCAAGCTGTTCCGGGACGCCCAGCGCATCCCGATCAGCGACGAGGAGCTCGAGCGCGACCCGAAGCTGCCGCCGTACTACCACCCCGGCAAGGAATCGCCGGAGATCGAGTACATGGTCGGCCGCCGGAAGGCGCTCGGCGGGTTCCTGCCGGAGCGGCGCCCGAAGGCCTCGAAGGCGCTCGTGCTGCCCGGCGACAAGGTCTACGAAGGCATCCGCAAGGGCTCGGGCAAGCAGGAGGTCGCCACCACGATGGCGTTCGTCCGGCTCGTCCGCGAGCTGGCGAAGGACTCCGAGATCGGCAAGCGGATCGTCCCGATCATCCCGGACGAGGCGCGCACCTTCGGTCTCGACTCGATGTTCCCGACGGCCAAGATCTACAACCCGCACGGCCAGACGTACACGTCGGTCGACGCGAGCCTGATGCTGGCCTACAAGGAGTCCGAAAAGGGCGTCATCCTGCACGAGGGCATCAACGAAGCGGGTTCGACCGCGTCGTTCACCGCCGTCGGCACCTCATACGCCACGCACGGCGAGCCGATGATCCCGATCTACATCTTCTACTCGATGTTCGGGTTCCAGCGGACCGGTGACGGCCTCTACGCGGCGGCCGACCAGATGGCCCGTGGGTTCGTGCTCGGCGCCACCGCCGGCCGCACCACGCTGACCGGCGAGGGCCTGCAGCACGCCGACGGGCACTCGCTGCTGCTGGCGGCGACCAACCCGGCCGTCGTGGCCTACGACGCGGCGTGGTCGTTCGAGATCGCCCACATCGTGCGGGACGGTCTTCGCCGGATGTACGGCGAGACCGGGCCGGACGGCAACGGCGAGAACATCTTCTACTACATGACGATCTACAACGAGCCCTACCAGCAGCCCGCCGAGCCCGAGAACCTCGACGTCGACGGCCTGCTCAAGGGTCTCTACAAGTACGCCGACGCGCCGTCTGGCGAGGGCCCGGAGGCACAGATCCTGGTCTCCGGCGTCACCATGCCGGACGCGCTCCGCGCCCAGCAGATGCTGGCCGAGGAGTGGGGCGTCCGCGCGGCCGTGTGGTCGGCCACGTCGTGGACCGAGCTGCGGCGCGAGGCCGTGGAGGCCGACCACGACAACCTGCTCCACCCGGGCGACTCCCCGCGTGTGCCGTACATCACGCAGAAGCTGTCCGGCGCGAACGGGCCGGTCGTCGCGGTTTCGGACTGGATGCGCGCCGTGCCGGACCTCATCCGCCCGTGGGTGCCGAACGACATGCTGACGCTGGGCACCGACGGGTTCGGGTTCTCCGACACCCGCCCGGCCGCCCGGCGGAAGTTCCTGGTCGACGCCCAGTCGATCGTGGTCGGCACGCTGAGCGCGCTCGCCAAGCGCGGCGAATTCGACCGGGCGAAGGTGGCCGAGGCGGCGCGGAAGTACCGCCTCGACGACGTCGCCGCCGCGGGTCCGCAGCTGTCGGACTCCGGTAGCGCCTGA